The Rhodamnia argentea isolate NSW1041297 chromosome 7, ASM2092103v1, whole genome shotgun sequence genome contains the following window.
GTGCCctcatttctcaaataaggatctaaagtggatcctttttcaaataagggcatgaagtgccaCTCTTTGAAATGAAGtacatattgtttcaaataagagcataaaatGACTATATTAGTATGAAAAAAAGGCACGAGTCACTTTagttaggggcattttggtcatttactattctattttatttttttccttttttgtttctaatagattttgaaaaaaaaacaaaaagtataaaaaaaaaaataaagaaacatcTCTAGGAGGACGGTCACCCCCATGGTGGTGTGGCGATTTTGTTCGTCGGGGTCGCCGACGACCTCGCCTAGGTCCTGCTGTGACCGGGTGGGTCGAAGGGTGCCATCTATCTCGATCCCGGCCGATGGCCGCAGCCCTTTCTCAACTCGAGCGGGGGCCCGGCCCTAGCCaaggcgccggcgaccccgacCGCCATATGACCTCCcacctgatttttttcttttttttatatactttttgcttttgttttttaaatttaatttaacaaaaaattatattaaatttacattttggcaAAAATTCCCTTGTTTGGCCGAAAAATTTGGCTAATCGGCGAGGGAGACCCTAATTTGAAATAATCGTAGCCATTTTAAGCATTTCTTTAAGACAATGATGgcatttcaaacccttatttgaaataaagttcacttcatgccctttatttaagaaaatgagggcacttgatGCCTATTTTAGGATGTTTgcctaaaatttgtcaattcaatgcaatcgagtccttttGTTAGGTCCGTCTAATTTggttaatgaaaaatgttgacgtgACTCTTTTTAATATTGTCTCTTTCCTATGTAACGATGACGTGACTGTCATTTTGgtctaaatatgatttttaatataatttttatttaaactaatttttaaaaataagctaaaaatagggaaaaaaacgCAGAAGCAAAATCAAGCGACTAGGCCCGAACCAAGTACCCGCTACCCTCTGGTGATGGTGGGGAAGTGGTTGGCAGGGCCGGTGCCGGCGGCTCTCGCCCGATCTTGGTGAGAGCCGCCACCCTCACCCAGATTTGGACGAGGGCCGGCTAGCCGAGCTGACTACTTCTCCACTATTGCTTGCCCTTTATGGCAACGGTGGGGCGGTGGCGACTAGTTCTGCTTCtacattcttcttcttttttagcttatttttaaaatcgaattttgaccaaaatgacgtcattttagccaagtaagagagagaaaatattaaaaaaatcatgtcaatatttttcgttagccaaattaGACGGAGTTAGCAgaagaactcaattgcacaatttgacaagttttagaaatcggttgcactttttacaagttttaatatttttagtgaacatttctcttttttatgaaataacgatgtaaattttctttgaatttggcCCCATACAATGTGAactctaaactttaaatttattcaatataatccctcaacttttgataaatgtttaatttagtcatcGACGACATGAATATGTTCAATgttatcttttcattaatttaagttaaggaacaacattgaatatttttgtaCAACCCACTGACTAGATTCAACATgtgcaaaaaattcaagagctgcattgagcaaattaaaagttcatgggcAACATTTCACAATGGGCTAAAATTCATTGATCATATTACACATTAGGATAAAGTTGAATGGTTATTTGTATCATTTACCCTTTTCATATTAACAAGACCTTACTAGATACAACAACTACCTCGATTTCCTTGTTTTTGCCTACAAGATTCAttttgaattaacataatttcCCTATATTTTTAATATGTACCTATTATATTTAGGCCATAATACTTCGATAAATATCCGGATGACAAACAAATACGATGACAAGATGCGAGTTATAATCTCTTTTTATACGAAACAAAATATTCTGTGTGTCAATCGAATAAAGAAGTGAGCTCTTGTTCAAAATCTGTTTTCAATACCTTAAAATCAGTCTATATAATTGATATAATGTTAACTAAAGTGGTGGATATTTTAACAAGTGACTCGCACATACCGTTCGATACCAGCTTGTCAACtattattttgaattagtccgATAAACACTTGACGTTATTCAATCACTGTCGCCaaacttatctttctttttaaatgtTACCTTCCAAAACACGGACTTGCTTGCTTCAATGACTCTGCGCGTGCGAAAGGGAACTGCGGGCACCACGTAATAGTAATTGCTATCATAATAGTTGCTACAAAGACCGAATACTTTGTTATCGTAACGATATgtcaaataaaaatccaaaatgcgAGAGATTTCGTAATCATTCTATAAATGTCATAGCAGTGTTCAGCCGACTAACTTCAATCGGTGTTTTCGACGCGGGTATTCGTATTATCGAAAAAGTTCTGTGATTTGAGATGACTTCCAAATCGAATTGAAAATTTATCGTCATTTGAGTGAAAAACTTAAATTGCTCTAATGCaaggcaaaattgaaaatgtgGATTGACCCAGGAAATTGATAATATATCTCGCCTAGTTGCTAAAAGTTAATGGGTATGACTTTATAATAAGTTGTTCCTTGACCAACCGAAGAGTGCAATATGTCGCCAATCAATTAATAAACAGCCTCGTACTTCCCAAATCATCGACAGCTGTCGCTTTGACTCGCTAATGGTTGGACCCGTGTTAACAATCAATTGCACTTCACGGCCCAATACCAAGTCGGCCCAAAATCGTTGCCACTTTCCTTTCAACTCTGCAGAGAAAGAAAGACAGAGCAAAGCCCAAGAAGgtaaaaaactaagaaaagatgaaaaaattccACTCTGAAGAGAACAAGAGTCAAGAGGTAGATGCCCCGAGCTCATCGGAGCGAGCCGAAAGCATCATAGCTTCAAGGTCCCACGAGTTGGACGATGGTAGCTGCCCGATCCAACTCGGAGTTCGATTGTAATGACGCCTATTACGTAACGAGTCCATCGCAAGCACGTCGTGCGTCGCATTCAGGTAGCGCTTGCAGTAATCAccttgcaattttttatttttatttttgtctttctcCTTAAAATTTACGAAGAGACCGTGATAACTACTTCTTAAAGAACCGCGGGCCCTTTGGAGCTCCATTACGACAGCCGATTCTTGTCTGCAGGGAAGAATGCGGTACGGAGCATTTGGTCCACGTCCAAGGGGCCCGGGCCACTTCAATTGAAAGCAACTGGTTTTGCGTAGAGCCGTCGTCGTTTTGAATTCAAATGcgatcaacccaaaaaaaaaaaaatgtcaaatgcAACGACACATAACATTCACTTTCAACCACGACAATTGTCTCCCTTCCGAATCTGTACTGTCCTATATCGCCTGCAAAAAATAAATCCGACAACACAGATGGAAGATGCATTGAATTCcatcacaacttttttttttttggttttttggggtTGGTTTGGGGGGAGGAAGAATCGGAGACGGCTTAACAAATTGCTACCAAATGAAAACGGGCTTACAGTGAAATGAAACGTTGAATCCATGTCATTTTTCCGGAAAGTCGATCTAGTATACGTATGAAAGCTCCATTCTATGCCAATCCACGTTTTTCTTTATCGGATATGTAAGAGAATCGCGATCTCAAAGTATAGTTATAGCTAAAATAAAGGTGTCATATCGTCTTCCGTGAGATTGCAAATTCCAGTAATGTTCGGGCGAAACTATTGAAAGACTTCTAATGCGTTTTTTTTTAACGGAACTGTTTTGACGAGCCCTTACATTTACGAGTAAACTCGTGTAATTAAAACTTCAACCGAACTACTCAAGATCGAGTCTCGTACTCAACTGCTCGTTGCCCACCCTTTTTCATCCAAAAGAATATCGTGACACGTGAATTTCACCCATTCCTTTGCCCACAAAAGGAATGGGCTTCACTCTCAAAAAGACGacctctcgttttttttttttgttgcgaaaataaattatttaaaatatattttttaaaaaacaattatttGTATTGATTGAAATAGTTAATCAATGTtccgacaaaaaataaaatagttagtTAATGAGGATGCTTTCATCACCGATAGCGACTTGTGTCCAAACATTTTCGTTGAcgttagaaatattttttatttatttatttttataatcaatACGagcaattaattttaaaaaatatttttaaaattatttatttattgtgaaATAAACAGAACCAAAGTCggaggaaaaggaaagggtTGAAATGGGTCCCCCCGTACTCGTACTGGTACTCGGCTCAAAGATTCCGCGGTCAAACCGGAGTGTCGGCCACGAAACCCGCCAGCTCCCCTGCAATTCCTCGTAAGCCCAAGCTCATGTCATATTTCTACTCTGGTGTTGAACGACGCTCGCCTTCGGGTCGACACGTCAGCTCACTTTCGGGTTGGGACTCATCCACGCTGATCGAAAATTAGGTGAGGATTAGGATTTTCACGAGCACAGGAACATGTCCGGACACGTGGAAGCACCAGGTAGCACCGACAGAATCCCCCGGCCCACCTCCTCTCGAATCCAGGACGCTGGCACCGGCGTGATTGAGCCTGCTTTTTGCCCGAAGAGATTTGAGCACCGAATCCTAGGCCCACGATGGCGACAAACCCGCACCACGTAAGCAGAGTCGCAGCGCTTAAAGCAAGCTCCGGGCGAACGCGGGAATTTAGCTCCGGGAGAGTTATaaagttttgacattttttttttctgattcaaGAGGTAATGaaaagtttttcaatttggtaGATTGCAGTGTATGCTTGTTAAATTACAATAAACATTGAGTGGTCAGGAAGTGACGTTGCTCGCTCACCTCTCCTCGACTTTGACATTTCAAGCGAGGTCATCGTTCCATACTCAATGAAGTGACATTTTCACTGAgattttataagaaaaaagatGCTTGCTGAGATCTGATTTGACAAAATCGGGTTGATCTCCATCGagaaatccacaaaaaaaaaaaagggccataTTCCGGATACTGATCAGACGAAGAGGCCTGTGTATAAGCAACGGTAAGTTTTAGTTCGATAGGAACGCTACTGCAACAAGGAAATGACAAGACGAGCGTTGGTCACGGCGGAACTTGAACGGTCGGCCAATGTCTGACTGGAGTCAAAGGTCAAAATCCTTCATAACGCTTCACCTTTTCAACGCCCGTAACGGGCCACTCAAAATTTCCTCCACCTTCCGCACCAAAGCCCCAGCAATAAGCAGAACATCCCCAGAATTTACGCTCGCAAAAGGCAGAAAGCAAAACGGGTAAttcgaaaaaaaggaaaaatcacatgtgaaatgcacatgatCAAACTGATACTCACtactgttctctctctctctctctctctctctccaaagcTCTCGTTTTGATTTGAAAGCAATACAATTTCAAACAAcccaacaaagagagagagagaaagagctaaCAATCTCGTTCGCTCTCTCTCCACTTTCCCTTTGCCCTTCCCTTCTGTCACACACTCTTTCTGGGTCTGTCGGAGAGAAGGAAAGGGCAATGGAAGATCACCGACATCCGCAACAATGTCGACATTGCGTCcaccttctcttcctcctcctcctcctctgctcctcctctctctccgcCGCGTCCGGGGCCTTCGACTACTCCGACGCGCTCGCCAAGAGCCTCCTCTACTTCGAATCCCAGCGCTCCGGCCGCCTCCCGCACGGCCAGCGCGTCGCGTGGCGCGGCCACTCCGGCCTCACCGACGGCCTCGAGCAAGGAGTGAGTGACAGCTCTCCCGACCACCACGTCGGTGCTTGATTCCGGCGTGAACCGAGTTCCGTACTCGACCCGAGCTCAATGCGTGCGCTTTTTTGCCCTGATGTTGCAGGTGGACTTGGTGGGAGGGTACTACGACGCCGGCGACCACGTGAAGTTCGGGCTTCCGATGGCGTTCACGGTGACGATGCTGTCGTGGAGCGTGATAGAGTACGGCGACGAGATCGACTCGGCCGGCGAGCTGGAGCACGCTTTGGAGGCGATCAAGTGGGGCACGGATTATTTCGTCAAGGCGCACACTAGCCCCAACGTCTTATGGGCTGAGGTCCGTCCACTGAAATCACTAATTAATTATCACTAAGACTTTTGGTTATTATGTAATTGGGGGAATGCTTTGAGCCAAAATGCTTTAAAAATCcatatttaatttattaattttgcgTGCATTTGCCAAATTGGTACGATTACGCAGGTAGGGGACGGGGATACGGACCATTACTGTTGGCAACGGCCGGAGGATATGACAACATCCCGGCAAGCGTACCGGGTGGACAAGAGCAACCCTGgctcggatctcgccggagagacGGCAGCAGCAATGGCAGCGGCATCAATCGTGTTCCGGAGGTCGAACCCGCATTACGCTCACCTCCTGCTGCACCACGCCCAACAGGTAAAATCGTTATTTTTGGCAAAGTCATTATCAGTCCCCACGTAATTGGCGCATCACTTGGTTAATAATTAATTGGCAATGAAGCGGGCATTTATAGGCGGCAAAAAGTCGGGCCGGGCCCGTCTCATGATGGTCTAATTTCAAAGATCGTTTGCTTTACCGAGCTCCACGTAAATGGTCTCGAATTACGCGGGCTCCTTAAAAACTTACGATGTTGTCGTTTTACCtcccaatttattttttggagcCATGCTAGACGCCGGTCCAAAAACTGCCACACGAGACACATTATGACGACTTTAGCCCGAGATCTGAAAATTATAACCCGCGAACTCGATGTCGGTCGGGGTCCTACGTGAGTACAAGTGAACCGAATTGGACAAGCAGTACGCAATCAATTCCCAAGCCACACATTGGAATTGACTGACCAAACCAAACGAAACGTGCGGACCTTCTGATGATTTCGGGATTTCGTTCGTTTGGGCAGCTGTTCGAGTTCGGGGACCGGTACAGGGGGAAGTACGACGAGAGCGTGGGGCCGGTGAAGAGCTACTACGCATCGGTGAGCGGGTACAGGGATGAGCTGTTGTGGGCTGCTCTCTGGCTGCACAAGGCCACCGACGGGGAGGATTATCTGAAGTATGCGATCGACAAGGCGGGCTCCTTCGGTGGGATCGGCTGGGCCATGTCCGAGTTCAGCTGGGACGTCAAGTATGCCGGTCTGCAGTTACTCGCTTCTCAGGTAA
Protein-coding sequences here:
- the LOC115750938 gene encoding endoglucanase 11 produces the protein MEDHRHPQQCRHCVHLLFLLLLLCSSSLSAASGAFDYSDALAKSLLYFESQRSGRLPHGQRVAWRGHSGLTDGLEQGVDLVGGYYDAGDHVKFGLPMAFTVTMLSWSVIEYGDEIDSAGELEHALEAIKWGTDYFVKAHTSPNVLWAEVGDGDTDHYCWQRPEDMTTSRQAYRVDKSNPGSDLAGETAAAMAAASIVFRRSNPHYAHLLLHHAQQLFEFGDRYRGKYDESVGPVKSYYASVSGYRDELLWAALWLHKATDGEDYLKYAIDKAGSFGGIGWAMSEFSWDVKYAGLQLLASQLLMGGKHEDQAHILEQYRSKAEHYLCSCLGKNNGTNVERTPAGLLYVRQWNNMQYVSSAAFLLTVYSDTLRRANRKLRCPRGAVGPEEILGFARAQVDYILGSNPLNMSYLVGFGPRYPTRVHHRGASIVSYRESKGFIGCTQGYDSWYGRPGPNPNVLVGALVGGPDRQDDFTDERGNYMQTEACTYNTAPLVGVLARLSRLPERGADPSGKVSLLASYKKK